A genome region from Synchiropus splendidus isolate RoL2022-P1 chromosome 5, RoL_Sspl_1.0, whole genome shotgun sequence includes the following:
- the LOC128759267 gene encoding sulfotransferase 2B1-like gives MTEAELYTVYKGVFVPSHLHPQNSLKYYEEFTFRPDDILIVTYPKSGTTWMQEILPLIMSGGDPASVETLPNWDRVPWMEEMRACVLNLEERPSPRIFATHFHYNMMPKSFFEVRPKVIYVMRNPKDVFTSSFHYYGMASYLVDPGPKAEFLRKFLDGQIMFGSWFDHVKGWLASDNKERVMYISYEEMKMDLKDAVTRMVQFLGKSLEADVIEKIADRCLFHNMKQNKMSNYSLVGREYMDQEKSEFLRKGIVGDWKNLLTVAESEHFDQVFRDKMKDVKYKFLWD, from the exons ATGACGGAGGCAGAGCTTTACACTGTCTACAAGGGGGTGTTCGTCCCGTCACATCTGCACCCCCAAAACAGCCTCAAATATTACGAGGAGTTCACTTTCCGACCGGATGACATTCTGATCGTCACATATCCAAAGTCAG GTACAACATGGATGCAGGAGATTCTTCCTCTCATCATGAGCGGTGGAGACCCTGCATCGGTGGAGACTCTTCCAAATTGGGATCGCGTGCCATGGATGGAGGAGATGCGTGCCTGTGTCCTGAACTTGGAAGAAAGGCCGTCTCCTCGAATCTTCGCCACACATTTCCACTACAACATGATGCCGAAATCCTTCTTTGAAGTCCGGCCAAAG GTCATCTACGTGATGAGAAATCCGAAAGATGTGTTTACATCCTCCTTTCATTATTATGGGATGGCATCATACCTGGTAGATCCTGGTCCCAAAGCTGAATTCCTCCGGAAGTTTCTCGATGGTCAAA TCATGTTTGGGTCCTGGTTCGATCATGTGAAGGGGTGGCTGGCCTCTGATAACAAGGAGCGAGTGATGTACATCTCctatgaagaaatgaaaatg GACCTGAAGGACGCTGTCACCAGAATGGTTCAGTTTTTGGGAAAATCTCTGGAGGCTGACGTGATTGAGAAGATAGCTGATCGGTGTTTGTTCCACAACATGAAGCAAAACAAGATGTCAAACTACTCTTTGGTTGGCCGGGAATACATGGACCAGGAAAAGTCAGAATTCCTCAGAAAAG GGATTGTTGGGGACTGGAAGAATCTGCTGACAGTGGCAGAATCAGAACACTTTGACCAAGTTTTCAGAGACaaaatgaaagatgtgaagTACAAGTTTTTGTGGGATTAA
- the LOC128759307 gene encoding sulfotransferase 1B1-like, translated as MTEAELYRLYKGVYMPVNTHTPATLKFSEEFSFRPDDVVIVTYPKSGTTWMQEIVPLILNGGDVATVETIQNWLRVPWLESLPTVNLNLDKRPSPRILATHLQRNMMSPSFFEVRPKVIYVSRNIKDVFTSSFHFTSMATFLVTPDSKSDFLQKFIDGKVAFGSWFDHVKSWYSCDDKDRIFYITYEEMKLDLKDAVTRLAEFLEKPLDAEVTEKIADKCLFKNMRENKMSNYSQVSPKYLDQTKSEFLRKGEVGDWKNLLTMEEAEYIDAVCKEKMKEVSYHGNKFFLATQLVPIISSSLLDINFLVPHCVTANICSEIFKRVPVSGPRGMELTPQSPEETSVHEGPLDLTRVPYTTTTSSKQNSAIRLEQQKGEVERLQDY; from the exons ATGACTGAAGCGGAGCTCTACCGACTCTACAAAGGGGTCTACATgcctgtgaacacacacacaccagccactCTCAAATTCAGTGAGGAGTTCTCTTTCCGTCCAGATGATGTTGTTATCGTCACATATCCAAAATCAG GTACGACATGGATGCAGGAGATTGTGCCTCTCATTCTGAATGGAGGAGATGTTGCCACTGTTGAGACAATTCAAAATTGGCTCCGTGTTCCATGGCTGGAGTCATTACCGACCGTCAACCTGAATCTGGACAAAAGGCCATCTCCTCGCATCCTTGCCACACACCTCCAACGCAACATGATGTCACCCTCCTTTTTTGAAGTCCGCCCAAAG GTCATCTACGTCTCAAGAAACATTAAGGACGTCTTTACATCCTCTTTCCATTTTACCTCTATGGCCACCTTTTTAGTCACTCCAGACTCAAAGAGTGACTTTCTCCAGAAATTCATTGATGGGAAAG TTGCATTCGGGTCCTGGTTTGATCATGTGAAGAGCTGGTACAGCTGTGATGATAAGGACAGGATATTCTACATCACATACGAGGAGATGAAGTTG GACCTCAAGGATGCTGTCACCAGGCTAGCTGAGTTTTTGGAGAAACCCCTGGACGCTGAGGTGACCGAGAAGATCGCAGACAAGTGCTTGTTCAAGAacatgagggaaaacaaaatgtcaaactACTCCCAGGTTTCCCCTAAGTACTTGGATCAAACCAAGTCAGAATTTCTTCGAAAAG GTGAGGTGGGAGACTGGAAGAACCTTCTAACAATGGAAGAAGCAGAATACATTGATGCAGTATgcaaggaaaaaatgaaagaagttAGTTACCACGGCAACAAATT CTTcttagcaacacagctggtgcCGATTATCTCATCAAGCCTCCTGGATATCAACTTCTTGGTGCCACACTGTGTGACCGCCAACATTTGCTCAGAAATATTTAAAAGAG TGCCGGTCTCAGGTCCCCGTGgcatggagctgactcctcagtcacctgagGAGACCTCAGTTCATGAAGGTCCTCTTGACCTCACTCGGGTCCCctacaccaccaccacctcatcAAAGCAGAATTCTGCAATAAGGCTGGAGCAACAGAAAG GAGAGGTGGAGAGACTGCAGGACTACTGA
- the LOC128759306 gene encoding NACHT, LRR and PYD domains-containing protein 5-like gives MAGDNAEELRLLQMIGTPRYPRRGPATGDQKKSHATSQQSVVAKIQKLGGPRDFGGKSCHPRLWGLPPPEELLDKGRAASALYLQATKDTDTSLLEATRCVESDSLMELTGVDREEKAPPCKGPLDEDHDSQTRAQRSKPLTSNTVGQGHGLGPAPCCVSLKSDRSMGEPIDFGGRQHRQWRSSICQEKEAELTCVSLRSDRSMGEPIDFRGGLECQRRSKPFTSDEAGLGPEPGPAPICESLKSDRSMGEPIDFRGRQDRQRRMNQQVCDDHTLHFDQHDQTDLDSTLQLLEETVMTMVKKELKRVQGFLRPDGQKNLDDQEEEELKCVDELMRSSREAFLKIFMNILRSMEKDELADDLWSRSHTGVYAGGLKRSLQKKFHRVFEGVAKAGNSATLNQIYTELYITKESTDQINQEHEVQQITEANRNQTRPETTIILEDLFKESTERGQPIRSLLTKGIAGIGKTLLTQKLTLDWAEDKAHQNFQLMFPFTFRELNLLKQELNFVELVHRFFPETKQLGLGSFEEVQVLFILDGLDECRLPLDFSCRVLTEATESTSVDVLLTNLIRGKLLPSARLWITTRPAAANQIPPECVNMVTEVRGFTDQQKEEYFRKRFRDQDQATIISHIRSSQSLYIMCHIPIFCWITATVLEDMMKNKENDELPKSLTEMYIHFLVVQVKVKKIKYHAGAGTDRWDPQSRKMIESLGKLAFEQLHRGNLIFYESDLIESGIDITDAAVYSGVFTQIFKEERGLYQDKVFCFIHLTVQEFLAALHLHLKFFNTGLNLLHSQQPSILSRVIGNKHQIKQFYQREIKKAVESPNGHMDLFLRFLLGLSLQARQSLLQGLLTQTGKSSWTAQDTAELIKRKIKKNVSPERTLNLFHCLSEVKDTSLVEEVQQLLESGLLSADQLSPTQLSALAFIIVSSEKDLDVFDLKKYSASEVFLERLLSLVQRSKDVLLRECGLSEKSGGLLSSVLSTKSSRLKKLDLSYNILQDSGVEQLSFGLKSPHCQLETLSLWRCNLSKRSGEHLSTVLCTSFPPESSRLKELDLSYNKLQDSGVESLSAGLMSTNCHLKTLRLLQCNLSKRSGELLSTVLSCPSTSLTELDLSSNYDLQDEGVKLLSAGLKSPHCQLETLSLRDCQLSYTSGKLLSPVLSSPSSRLKHLDLRRNKLKDEGVELLCAGLKSPHCHLETLGLSWCRISERGCASLASALTANPSHLKVLDLGYNHPEGPGLQQLFAGVNSPDWSLEAVRVVHGGPEWSAVRNKPAAKTWVEFSRRNNRNNGGVISLPNSDEVQSLLQKDVIKPMRAQEMEGGFYSCNIAVPRKLGGFRPILDLSFLNRFLACLRFRMLTTKRLLQCVRPSDWMVSSDLADAYFHILFCRSHRRFFRHFLYICLPFGDSLAQCTFTKCVEVALKPLCRSRSHKATGVVCELQQELAEIQSEGGLPGSQPGLRNLASPPPAIEHCSYLRLLQLAGITPLDECKVIYVMRNPKDVFTSSFHYYGMASYLVDPGPKAEFLRKFLDGQIMFGSWFDHVKGWLASDNKERVMYISYEEMKMDLKDAVTRMVQFLGKSLDADVIEKIADRCLFHNMKQNKMSNYSLVGREYMDQEKSEFLRKADLDLDTSIIVVQDTSTATLLLLTAPPLSVRSGCGLQGLDYIRNHLDDVTSTNSSPSEEDDFFASLEQHLQPVRDVSVVLDSCCTITASPQEP, from the exons ATGGCTGGTGACAATGCTGAGGAGCTGAGGCTTCTTCAGATGATTGGAACCCCTCGGTACCCTCGTCGAGGCCCAGCAACAGGGGATCAGAAAAAGTCACATGCGACCTCTCAGCAAAGC GTTGTGGCAAAGATTCAGAAGCTGGGAGGTCCTCGAGACTTTGGAGGCAAGTCCTGCCATCCGCGTCTTTGGGGACTGCCCCCTCCAGAG GAGTTGCTGGATAAAGGACGAGCGGCATCGGCACTGTATCTGCAGGCCACCAAGGACACGGACACTTCTCTGTTAGAAGCCACCCGATGTGTGGAATCTGATTCCCTGATGGAGCTTACAG GTGTGGACAGAGAGGAGAAAGCTCCTCCCTGTAAAGGCCCTCTGGATGAGGACCATGACAGccagaccagagctcagag ATCAAAGCCCCTCACATCAAACACTGTTGGACAAGGACATGGACTTGGACCTGCTCCCTGCTgcgtgtctctgaagagtgacaggTCTATGGGAGAACCTATTGACTTCGGAGGTAGACAGCACCGtcagtggaggagcag TATCTGTCAGGAGAAAGAGGCTGAGCTCACCTGTGTGTCTCTGAGGAGTGACAGGTCTATGGGAGAACCTATTGACTTCAGAGGTGGACTGGAATGTCAGAGAAG atcaaAGCCATTCACATCAGATGAAGCTGGCCTCGGACCTGAACCTGGACCTGCTCCCATCTGTGAGTCTCTGAAGAGCGACAGGTCTATGGGAGAACCTATTGATTTCAGAGGCAGACAGGACCGTCAAAGGAG aATGAATCAGCAGGTGTGTGATGATCACACTCTCCACTTTGACCAGCATGATCAGACAGATTTGGACTCCACACTACAG ctgcttgaGGAGACTGTCATGACCATGGTGAAAAAGGAGCTGAAGAGAGTACAAGGGTTCCTCAGACCAGATGGCCAGAAGAACCTAGATGatcaggaagaggaggagttgAAGTGCGTAGATGAgttgatgaggagcagcagagaagctttcctgaagaTCTTCATGAACATCCTGCGGAGCATGGAGAAGGATGAGCTTGCGGATGATCTGTGGAGCA gaagtcATACTGGAGTGTATGCAGGAGGGTTGAAGAGGAGcttgcagaagaagttccacagggTGTTTGAGGGGGTTGCAAAAGCTGGAAACTCTGCCACTCTGAATCaaatctacacagagctctacatcactaaGGAGAGCACAGACCAGATCAACCAGGagcatgaggtccaacagattACAGAAGCAAACAGAAACCAAACCAGACCAGAAACTACTATCATACTAGAAGACCTCTTCAAAGAGTCAACTGAGAGAGGGCAACCAATCCGGAGCCTGCTGACAAAGGGTATAGCTGgaattgggaagaccctcctaacacagaagctgactctggactgggctgaagacaaagcccaccagaactttcagctcatgtttcctttcaccttcagagagctgaaccttcTGAAACAGGAGTTGAATTttgtggaacttgttcatcgcttctttcctgaaactaAACAGTTAGGACTTGGCAGCTTTGAAgaagtccaggttctgttcatcttggatggtctggacgagtgtcgactccctctagACTTCAGCTGTCGTGTTCTGACTGAAGCCACAGAGTCCACTTCTGTAgatgtcctgctgaccaacctcattaGGGGGAAGCTGCTACCCTCAGCTCgcctctggatcaccacacgaccagcagcagccaatcagattcCTCCTGAGTGCGtgaacatggtgacagaggtcagagggttcactgatcagCAGAAGGAGGaatacttcaggaagaggttcagagatcaGGACCAGGCCACgatcatctctcacatcaggagctcacaaagcctctacatcatgtgtcacatccctatcttctgctggatcactgccacagttctggaggacatgatgaagaacaaagagaaCGATGAACTGCCCAAGAGcttgactgagatgtacatccacttccttgTGGTACAGGTCAAAGTCAAGAAGATCAAGTACCATgcaggagctgggacagacagatgggatcctcagagcaggaagatgattgagtctctgggaaaactggcttttgagcagctgcataGAGGAAatttgatcttctatgaatcagatcTCATAGAAAGTGGTATCGACATCACAGATGCTGCAGTTTATTCAGGAGtattcacacagatcttcaaagaggagagaggactgtaccaggacaaggtttTCTGCTTCATTCACTTAACtgttcaggagtttctggctgctcttcatctccacctgaagttcttcaacaCTGGACTCAACCTGCTCCATTCACAGCAACCATCCATCCTGTCAAGAGTAATTGGAAACAAACATCAGATAAAGCAATTTTAccagagagaaataaaaaaagctgtggaaagtccaaatggacacaTGGACTtattcctgcgcttccttctgggtctaTCTCTACAGGCCCGACAGAGCCTCCTTCAAGGTTTATTGACACAGACAGGGAAAAGTTCCTGGACCGCTCAGGACACAGCAGAACTCATCAAAAGGAAGataaagaaaaatgtgtctccagagagaacgCTCaacctgttccactgtctgagtgaagtgaaggacacttctcttgTGGAGGAGGTCCAACAGCTGCTGGAATCGGGACTTCTCTCTGCAGATCAACTGTCTCCTACCCAGTTGTCTGCCCTGGCCTTCATCATCGTGTCCTCGGAGAAAGATCTGgatgtgtttgacctgaagaagtACTCTGCATCAGAGGTGtttcttgagaggctgctgtcATTAGTGCAACGTTCAAAAGATGTTCT ACTGAGAgagtgtggactgtcagagaaaAGTGGTGgacttctgtcctcagtcctcagcacTAAGTCCTCTAGACTGAAAAAACTGGACCTTAGCTACAACATCCTGCAGGATTCAGGGGTGGAGCAACTATCTtttggactgaagagtccacactgtcaactggagactctcag cctgtgGCGGTGTAATCTGTCAAAGAGAAGTGGTGAACATCTGTCCACAGTCCTCTGCACTTCCTTCCCTCCTGAGTCCTCACGGCTGAAAGAACTGGACTTAAGCTACAACAAGCTGCAGGACTCAGGAGTAGAGAGTCTGTCTGCAGGTCTGATGAGTACAAACTGCCACCTgaagactctcag ACTGTTGCAGTGTAATCTGTCCAAGAGAAGTGGTGAACTTCTGTCCACAGTCCTCAGCTGTCCGTCAACTAGTCTGACAGAACTAGACCTGAGCTCCAACTATGACCTACAGGATGAAGGAgtgaagctgctgtctgctggactgaagagtccacactgtcaactggagactctcag cctgagggACTGTCAGCTGTCATACACAAGTGGTAAACTTCTGTCCCCAGTCCTCAGCTCACCGTCCTCTCGCCTGAAACATCTGGACCTAAGACGCAACAAGCTGAAGGATgaaggagtggagctgctgtgtgctggactgaagagtccacattgtcacctggagactctcgg TCTGTCGTGGTGTAGGATCTctgagagaggctgtgcttctttggcctcagctctgaccgcAAACCCTTCCCATCTCAAAGTGCTGGACCTAGGCTACAATCATCCAGAAGGACCAGgactgcagcagctgtttgctGGAGTGAATAGTCCAGACTGGAGTCTGGAGGCTGTCAG GGTGGTTCATGGTGGACCAGAGTG GTCTGCCGTGAGGAACAAGCCGGCAGCCAAAACCTGGGTGGAGTTCTCAAGGAGGAATAACAGGAATAACGGGGGAGTCATTAGCCTCCCAAACAGTGACG AGGTCCAGTCTCTCCTACAGAAGGATGTGATCAAGCCCATGAGGGCgcaggagatggagggagggttCTACTCCTGTAACATTGCGGTTCCCAGAAAGCTTGGAGGATTCAGACCTATCCTGGACCTCAGTTTCCTGAACAGGTTCCTGGCCTGTCTACGGTTCAGAATGCTGACAACAAAGAGACTTTTGCAGTGCGTCAGGCCGAGTGACTGGATGGTCTCCTCTGACCTTGCAGATGCCTACTTCCACATCTTGTTTTGCAGGAGCCACAGGAGGTTTTTCAGGCACTTTCTGTACATTTGTCTACCGTTTGGGGACTCTCTGGCCCAGTGCACCTTCACCAAGTGTGTGGAGGTGGCGCTCAAACCACTGTGCAGATCCAGATCACATAAGGCCACTGGGGTTGTGTGTGAACTTCAGCAAGAGCTCGCTGAGATCCAGTCAGAAGGTGGTCTTCCTGGGAGTCAGCCTGGACTGAGGAACTTAGCCAGCCCTCCACCAGCCATTGAGCATT GTTCCTACCTCCGGTTGCTACAGCTGGCTGGGATCACGCCACTTGATGAGTGCAAG GTCATCTACGTGATGAGAAATCCGAAAGATGTGTTTACATCCTCCTTTCATTATTATGGGATGGCGTCATACCTGGTAGATCCTGGTCCCAAAGCTGAATTCCTCCGGAAGTTTCTCGATGGTCAAA TCATGTTTGGGTCCTGGTTCGATCATGTGAAGGGGTGGCTGGCCTCTGATAACAAGGAGCGAGTAATGTACATCTCctatgaagaaatgaaaatg GACCTGAAGGACGCTGTCACCAGAATGGTTCAGTTTTTGGGAAAATCTCTGGACGCTGACGTGATTGAGAAGATAGCTGATCGGTGTTTGTTCCACAACATGAAGCAAAACAAGATGTCAAACTACTCTTTGGTTGGCCGGGAATACATGGACCAGGAAAAGTCAGAATTCCTCAGAAAAG